Proteins encoded by one window of Bacillus sp. DTU_2020_1000418_1_SI_GHA_SEK_038:
- the adaB gene encoding methylated-DNA--[protein]-cysteine S-methyltransferase, with protein MESNNKQTIYWSLLKNREWNFYLASTSKGLCYVGSQNVSFKELSEWAKKRFPGSPLVEDDKMLEPYAVEITQYLEGERKTFTVPFDYSGTAFQLAVWNALCEIPYGQTKSYSDIANYINKPAAVRAVGTAIGANPVLITVPCHRVVGKNGSLTGYRGGLEMKTQLLDLEKRPSKNE; from the coding sequence ATGGAATCAAATAATAAACAAACTATTTATTGGTCCTTGTTAAAGAATAGGGAATGGAATTTTTATCTTGCTTCTACTTCGAAAGGGCTTTGCTATGTAGGCTCCCAGAACGTATCATTCAAGGAATTGTCCGAATGGGCGAAGAAACGCTTTCCCGGGAGTCCTCTTGTTGAGGACGATAAAATGCTTGAGCCGTATGCGGTTGAAATCACCCAGTATCTAGAAGGTGAAAGGAAAACCTTTACTGTTCCATTTGATTACAGCGGGACAGCATTCCAGCTTGCAGTCTGGAACGCACTTTGTGAGATTCCGTATGGACAGACAAAATCCTATTCTGATATTGCAAATTATATTAATAAACCAGCAGCTGTTCGCGCTGTAGGGACAGCAATTGGAGCTAATCCGGTATTAATAACCGTGCCGTGTCATCGAGTAGTAGGAAAGAATGGATCGTTAACCGGCTATCGCGGTGGTTTGGAAATGAAAACACAGCTTTTGGACCTTGAAAAAAGGCCATCCAAAAATGAGTGA
- the dapA gene encoding 4-hydroxy-tetrahydrodipicolinate synthase: protein MTTIRGAYPVLITPMTEAQEVDWGGVKNNVNYFLGQGVAGIVINGSTGEFVSLTKEEKFQMVETVIKEVNGRIPVIVGTAAETTKETIEYTKQAEAYGADCALIINPYYMKPKENEIYFHYKEISNNVNIPIMLYNNPFTSGVDLSTELMLRIGHDCEKVTHIKESSGEIAKVRDLARKGKGNFEVFCGAEELVMESYLVGATGWISVAGNIVPKLVTDMFNHFQNGELEEAWAINDRILPLCSFLEGSGKYVQIVKRAMELTGQAGGPARFPRLNLSPEEDQHLKDILSNLSVATRV from the coding sequence ATGACCACAATTAGAGGAGCATACCCAGTTTTAATTACCCCAATGACAGAGGCTCAGGAAGTTGACTGGGGCGGTGTAAAAAATAACGTAAACTACTTTCTAGGCCAAGGAGTCGCAGGAATCGTTATCAACGGAAGTACAGGCGAGTTTGTCAGCCTAACAAAAGAGGAAAAATTCCAAATGGTCGAAACGGTTATAAAAGAAGTAAACGGGCGAATCCCAGTCATTGTCGGTACAGCTGCAGAAACAACGAAGGAAACGATTGAATATACAAAACAGGCGGAAGCATATGGGGCTGATTGTGCATTAATTATTAACCCTTACTATATGAAGCCAAAGGAAAATGAAATTTACTTCCACTATAAAGAAATCTCTAATAATGTCAATATTCCAATCATGCTTTATAACAACCCGTTCACATCCGGAGTGGATTTGAGCACAGAGTTAATGCTGCGAATTGGACATGACTGTGAAAAGGTTACGCACATAAAAGAATCTAGCGGAGAAATTGCCAAAGTAAGAGACCTTGCAAGAAAAGGAAAAGGTAATTTTGAAGTGTTCTGCGGTGCAGAAGAGCTTGTCATGGAGTCGTATTTGGTTGGTGCTACAGGTTGGATTTCAGTTGCTGGTAACATCGTGCCGAAGCTTGTTACTGACATGTTCAATCATTTCCAGAATGGTGAGCTAGAAGAGGCATGGGCAATCAACGATCGTATTTTACCTCTTTGTTCTTTCCTTGAAGGATCAGGAAAATATGTGCAAATCGTTAAGAGAGCAATGGAGCTTACAGGTCAAGCAGGCGGCCCAGCTCGCTTCCCGCGTCTAAATTTATCACCTGAAGAAGATCAACACTTAAAAGACATTTTATCGAATCTATCTGTTGCTACTAGAGTATAA
- a CDS encoding nuclease-related domain-containing protein — protein sequence MAYKSRTEPDKLIILRLLNTRMTLTEKDSQHYFSLKKGYEGELMFDAMTEELQRDCYILNDLLFRFNNTMFQIDSMIIFSEKICFYEVKNFEGDYFCESDRLYKVPRTEYNNPLHQIYRSESLLRQLLQHIGTPLPIEANVVFINPEFTLYHAPLDKPFIFPTQVKSYLKKLDMTPSKLTGKHKKLADQLISLHSEENPYTLLPAYEYGQLSKGITCQACSSFSISVHGHYCVCGDCEQEELVTVAVLRSVREYMLLFPGEKITTNIIYDWCGGVIDKKTIRRVLLKNFNKIGTHQWTYYE from the coding sequence GTGGCTTATAAATCCAGAACTGAACCCGATAAATTAATTATTCTCAGATTGTTAAACACACGAATGACTTTGACTGAAAAAGACAGCCAACACTATTTCAGTCTTAAAAAAGGTTATGAAGGGGAGTTGATGTTCGATGCAATGACTGAAGAACTTCAACGTGATTGTTATATTTTAAATGACTTGCTATTCAGGTTTAACAACACCATGTTTCAAATCGATTCTATGATTATTTTTTCAGAAAAAATCTGCTTTTATGAAGTGAAAAATTTTGAAGGTGATTATTTTTGCGAATCTGACAGATTATACAAAGTGCCAAGAACTGAATATAATAATCCCCTTCATCAAATATACCGAAGTGAATCCCTACTCCGCCAGTTGCTCCAGCATATAGGTACTCCCCTCCCTATTGAAGCCAATGTAGTTTTTATCAATCCAGAGTTCACTCTATACCATGCTCCTCTCGACAAGCCGTTTATTTTCCCAACACAGGTAAAGAGCTATTTAAAAAAATTAGATATGACGCCATCTAAACTAACTGGTAAACACAAGAAGCTGGCTGATCAGCTTATTTCTCTGCATAGTGAAGAAAATCCTTATACTTTGTTGCCAGCCTATGAGTACGGGCAATTAAGTAAGGGAATTACTTGCCAAGCCTGTAGTTCATTTTCGATTTCTGTTCATGGACATTACTGTGTGTGCGGTGATTGTGAGCAGGAAGAACTGGTAACAGTTGCTGTTTTGCGGAGTGTGAGGGAATATATGCTTCTTTTTCCTGGGGAAAAAATAACTACTAATATTATTTATGATTGGTGTGGGGGAGTAATAGATAAAAAGACAATTAGAAGGGTGTTATTAAAAAATTTTAATAAGATAGGGACTCATCAGTGGACCTACTATGAGTAA
- a CDS encoding SDR family oxidoreductase, which produces MNLFLKDKAVLVTASSKGLGKATALEFAKEGAKVLLSSRNEESLKKAAEEIKQLSGNSEVYFKVCDMSSAEDISNLVAACKSLLGGVDVLINNTGGPVAGGFDAVTDEDWFAAFEKNLLSYIRTTREVIPYMKENGFGRIINISSSSTKEVIDNLILSNTFRSGMVGLTKSLAREMAPFNILLNTVGPGRIATDRVAELDLISAERMSIPVDEVVSKFKGLIPMGRYGEPEEFAKVVVFLASGANTYLTGQSLVIDGGMLKAL; this is translated from the coding sequence ATGAATTTATTCCTTAAAGATAAGGCGGTTTTAGTGACGGCATCGAGTAAAGGACTCGGGAAGGCAACAGCGCTGGAGTTTGCCAAAGAAGGCGCTAAGGTTTTATTGTCTAGTCGGAATGAAGAATCATTAAAGAAAGCTGCCGAAGAGATCAAACAGCTATCCGGCAACAGTGAGGTTTATTTCAAAGTTTGTGATATGTCTTCGGCAGAGGATATCTCCAATTTGGTTGCTGCTTGTAAAAGTTTGCTTGGAGGCGTGGATGTACTTATCAATAATACGGGTGGACCGGTTGCGGGAGGATTTGATGCAGTTACAGACGAGGACTGGTTTGCTGCGTTCGAAAAGAATCTTCTTAGCTACATAAGGACGACACGTGAAGTGATTCCATATATGAAAGAGAATGGTTTTGGGCGAATCATAAATATCTCTTCATCTTCAACAAAAGAAGTGATAGACAACCTTATCCTTTCAAACACATTCCGATCTGGGATGGTTGGATTGACTAAATCATTGGCACGCGAAATGGCACCATTCAATATCCTATTAAATACGGTTGGGCCTGGACGAATTGCAACTGATCGTGTGGCTGAACTTGATCTGATTAGTGCAGAGAGAATGAGCATACCTGTCGATGAAGTCGTTTCTAAATTCAAAGGTTTAATTCCGATGGGCCGCTATGGGGAGCCAGAAGAATTCGCAAAAGTCGTTGTTTTCCTCGCATCAGGGGCTAACACATACCTTACAGGGCAATCACTTGTCATAGATGGCGGCATGCTAAAGGCTTTATAA
- a CDS encoding DUF2238 domain-containing protein has product MARDKSTIIHIVLLLLVTAVFIWSVIRPAGYLIWIMEVLPALVVLIIVIAVYNKFRFTTLSYIIISILSVLTFIGGHYTYSEVPLFNWIKDHFDLNRNHYDRFGHFLKGLFAIVIREVLIRKTPLTRGPWLVAITLSFSLAIGALYEIIEWLSTKIKRGGNETKEFLGMQGDIWDALWDMSLTFLGSILALLIFSKLHNKLLEKRASGNKR; this is encoded by the coding sequence GTGGCAAGAGATAAAAGTACAATCATTCATATAGTATTGCTGCTGCTTGTTACTGCTGTTTTTATATGGTCAGTTATCCGGCCAGCTGGATATTTGATATGGATAATGGAAGTTTTACCCGCACTTGTGGTATTAATCATCGTAATTGCAGTCTATAATAAGTTTCGTTTCACCACACTATCTTATATCATTATTTCCATACTTTCGGTTTTGACGTTTATTGGCGGTCATTATACATACTCAGAGGTCCCCCTTTTTAATTGGATAAAGGATCATTTTGATCTAAATCGGAACCACTATGACCGGTTCGGACACTTCCTAAAGGGTTTATTTGCTATTGTGATCAGAGAAGTTTTAATAAGAAAGACTCCATTAACGAGAGGGCCGTGGTTAGTGGCCATTACATTAAGTTTCTCACTTGCAATAGGGGCCTTATATGAAATTATCGAATGGTTATCCACCAAAATAAAAAGAGGCGGAAATGAAACCAAAGAATTTTTGGGAATGCAGGGAGATATTTGGGATGCACTGTGGGATATGTCGTTAACATTTCTTGGTTCTATACTTGCATTACTTATTTTTTCAAAACTTCATAACAAGCTGTTGGAAAAAAGGGCTTCAGGAAATAAAAGATGA
- a CDS encoding GNAT family protein, translating to MNLSKAFPILETERLILREVVPGDAACLLTYLSDIEVMKYFGMEPFQSEDDAIEEIQWYKEIFEENTGIRWGITLKEKDEVIGSCGFLNMSIKHSRAEIGAELSKDYWRKGIMSEALAAIIAYGFSHLNLMRIQALIEPPNIPSIKLFESSGFQREGLLRKYENTCGKFDDLYMYSLLRTD from the coding sequence ATGAATTTATCAAAAGCCTTCCCTATATTGGAAACGGAGCGGTTAATCCTGAGAGAGGTTGTTCCTGGAGACGCAGCATGTTTATTAACCTATCTATCAGATATAGAGGTCATGAAATACTTTGGAATGGAGCCCTTTCAAAGTGAAGATGACGCAATCGAAGAAATCCAATGGTATAAAGAGATTTTTGAAGAAAACACAGGAATACGCTGGGGAATTACATTAAAGGAAAAAGATGAAGTGATAGGGAGCTGCGGCTTTCTTAACATGTCCATAAAGCATTCGAGAGCTGAAATTGGTGCTGAGCTCTCAAAGGATTATTGGAGAAAAGGGATAATGTCCGAGGCTTTAGCTGCTATTATCGCCTATGGCTTTAGCCATCTTAATTTAATGAGAATCCAGGCTTTGATCGAACCGCCAAATATCCCATCTATTAAATTATTTGAAAGTAGTGGGTTTCAGCGTGAAGGCCTTTTAAGAAAATATGAAAATACTTGTGGTAAATTTGATGATTTGTACATGTATTCGTTGTTAAGAACTGATTAG
- a CDS encoding CBO0543 family protein, whose translation MWIFALVKWGDLKYWKKYYPTILFFALWDLVYLYLLSDLYPMWKFSPQGLDANVGLTSAHISLSIILIKYPATAIIYLYNFPNKKKLRQLLYVISWVLIYTLNEFIDFKLNLINYYNGWNLYWSTLFNFVMFLILKTHYTRPLLAWVFSLLFVIFLWNVFDVPSKVFR comes from the coding sequence GTGTGGATTTTTGCATTGGTTAAATGGGGGGATTTGAAATACTGGAAGAAGTATTACCCCACCATATTATTTTTTGCCTTGTGGGACTTGGTCTATCTCTATTTATTATCGGATCTTTACCCAATGTGGAAATTTAGTCCCCAAGGTTTGGATGCCAATGTCGGGTTAACCAGTGCCCATATATCCCTATCCATCATTCTCATAAAATACCCTGCCACCGCCATTATTTATCTATATAATTTTCCAAATAAAAAAAAGTTGCGTCAATTACTCTATGTGATTAGCTGGGTTCTCATTTACACACTAAATGAATTCATTGATTTTAAGCTTAACTTGATAAATTATTACAATGGATGGAACTTATATTGGTCAACCCTATTTAATTTTGTCATGTTTTTGATACTAAAAACACACTATACACGTCCATTACTTGCATGGGTATTCTCTCTTCTGTTTGTTATATTTTTGTGGAATGTATTTGATGTTCCTAGTAAAGTATTCAGGTAA